One Variibacter gotjawalensis genomic window, CCGGCAAGCAAGGCGATGTTCTGACGGTGAATTTCACGGTCCTCGGCATCCCCTGTCTCGGCCTCAACGGCGGCCCGATGTTCAAGCACAACGAGGCGTTTTCATTCCAGATCGCGACCGAAGATCAGGCCGAGACCGACCGCTATTGGGACGCCATCGTCGGCAACGGCGGCGAGGAAAGCGCCTGCGGCTGGTGCAAGGACAAGTGGGGCATCTCCTGGCAGATCACGCCGCGCACGCTCAGCGAAGCGATGATGGCTGGCGGCGCGGAAGCCAAGCGCGCCTTCGACGCGATGATGCATATGCGCAAGATCGACGTCGCGGCGATCGACAAAGCCCGCCGCGGCTAGCCTCTCTGCGGCGTGCTCCGGCGCGCCGCCATTGCGCCTTGCGCGGCAAAAGCTACACTCTCGATCCATTACTTCATCGATTAAACAGACTTATTTTCGAACTACTGGATTTCCGTAGTCGCTCATGTTATCGTTTGCTTGGGATGATCGAAAAGCGGCCGCCAATCTCGCTAAACACGGCGTCGGTTTCACGGAAGCGACCGAGGCGTTCCATGACCCTTACGGCGTCGAGCTTATCGACGACCGTTTCGACTACGGCGAGGACCGCTTCATTATCATCGCAATGGCGCGAAATCGCTGCCTTACAGTTGCATACGCGGAATCCAACGATGCCGTGCGCCTGATCTCGGCGCGGCCCTCAACACGAACTGAGCAAGATGCCTACTTCAAAGCACAGGGTTAGCGACAAAGACGCTGCCTCCGAGCGCGCGCTAAGCGTCTCCGACCTCAAGCGCATGAAGCGAACGCCGCAGGCGAAAATCATTCGCCGCGCGCTTGGGTTGACGCAGGAAGAGTTCGCGGAGCGCTATCGCATTCCGCTCGGAACGCTGCGCGATTGGGAGCAAGGCCGAACCGAGCCGGATCAAACCGCGAAGGCTTATCTTCACGTCATCGCGGCGCAGCCCAAGCTAACGGCGAGCATCCTGGAAAAACCGGCCGCCTGACGCGCTAATCGTTCGCGCCGATTTCCGTGAACAAAAATCCCTGCGGCGTCTTCGTGAAGACGAAGATCGACTCGCCGCAGAAGATGAAGAAGTTGTCCTTGCCGAGCTGATCGCGAGAGTAGACGGCTTTCTTGCTCGCGATGCAGGCGCGCGTCTTCTTCGAAAAATTGTCCGGATAGATCTTCGCGCGGAATTTCGCTTCGTCGCCGGTCGTCGCGTCTTCCATGAACGGCAGCTTCGTCAGTGCGACCACTGCGCCGACATCGTTCGCTTTCAGCGCCGCGCGAAATTTGACTAAGAAGGCGTCGAACTCCTTGCGCAGCTCGGCCGAGGCAACTGCCTTCTTCGGCGCTTGCGCGAGCGCGGGCGCGACAATCAGCAACGCCACGGCGATCAAAAGCTTCGACAACAATTTCATCTGAGACCAGCTCCGTCGGAAGACAGCGTCCGACTGTAGCATATTACGCCGTGCGGCGATCCTCGAAGCTCGCCTTGCCGGCCGCGAGGCCGTAGCCGTCGCTCCGGTGCATCAGATAGACCCGCAGGTGCTCGCCGGCTTTCAGGAAGCGCGGCGGGAAGACCAGCGTCAGGCCGTCGGCAACGATGTTGTATTTGAGCACGATCGTGCGGCCATCCTTCAACCGGCTAGCGCTGCGGACGACCGTATCGACCTTCAGCTCGGCAACGATGCGCGTCATGTGGCGGCCCGTATGGGCATCCTCACACGCCTTCTCGCTCACCGAACCGACCGTGATATCGAGAACTTCCGAGGCTTCCTCGCGCATCGCGAGATAGCGGTGCCACGGCACATCGGCTTTCGCGCTGCCCGCTCCGGCGACAGCCGTGACGAGCGCACCAAGCACGAATGAGCGACGGGACACCGACATAAAAGCCTCCACGCATCGGCCCCTCCCGATGCTCCATGTCGGTTAGTCGTGCCCAGTTTCTATTTGGTTCAAACCCATCAAATGACGCGGAAAAACCGCGCCGAGCCCCTTCGTATGACTGATGCGTGACGCCCTGCCCGCCACCTAGCCTCCGGTCGTTCCCGATGCGGAGAAGCCGGATGCGTGTCACGAACCTCGATGAAAGGCCGCCGTCGCTCGGTCTGCGCCTCCTTGCCATCGTCGCGATCTATCTGCCGTGGAAGCTTGTCTATGCCGCGATGTCCCGCCTCCCCGAACCGGCGGCGCCGCTGGAATTGCGTTTCGCCTGGGAGCGCGAGATCCCGCGCCCCGGCCACGCGATGTGGGTCTACGCGGCGGCCGTCGTGTTCGTGCTGACCGCTCCGCTCGCGCTGCGGACCGTCGCCGAACTCAAGCGCTTCGTCCTCGCCGGCTGGCTGATCGCGCTGACCGGGCTGTCGACCTTCTGGCTGCTGCCGACCAAGGCCGCGTTCCTGCCGATCGACGGCGACGGCCTCGTCTTCGCGATCCGCGACACGATGCGAATCTTCGATGCGGAGTGGCTCGCCTTCCCGTCCTTCCACTCCGCCTGGTCGATGCTGGCGGCGTTCGCTTTTCGAAAGCGCTGGCCAAGCTTGTGCTGGGTCTGGTTCGGCTGCGCGGCCGCGATCGGCGCAAGCTGCATCATGACGGGGTCGCATGCGCTCGCCGATGTCTTCGCCGGGTTCCTGCTTGCCGCGCTCGCCTGGCGGATCGCTGCCGTGGAAACCGCCGCTCCGCGCCAGGCTGCCTTTAAGCCATAATCCGGGATATCATCGCGCCGCTGTTGCTGCCCGGAGCTTCCATGGAAACCGCCGTTTTCTACGGGATCGCCTTCGTCGCCTTCGCGGCCGCGAGCCTCGCGACGCAGAGCTGGCGCGAGCTCGGCATTCTGCTGGTCCTGACCACGATCCTCTACTGGCCGGCCAAATGGCTGACGGCCGGGACATTTCTCGGCGGCGATATGCTCACTTTCCCGGCGAACGGCGGATTCAGCCTGAAACCGAGCGCTCCCCTCGGGATCGCGATCCTCAGCGCCGCGATCGTCATGATCCTCCACCGCCACTTCCGGATCAAAGCGGCGGAGAGCGAGAAGCCCTAATACTTGCGCCCGACCACGATCGTCGTGCCGCCCGGCCCGATTTCCTCGGTATGCGGCGTGTTCGCCGGCACCTCGAAGATCTCACCCTTGTGGTAGGCGCGCGGCTTGCCGTTGCAGGCAACGATGAACTCGCCGTCGAGAACCATGCCGCGCACGATGCAGTCGTGCCCGTGGTCCTCGTTCGCGGGGCGTGCCGCGATGGTCTTCGTTTCGATCTCGACAAAACCCTCGCGAGCGAGCCCCGCAGCGAACTCCTGCGCTTCCATTTTCTTCTTCTCCGTTATTCCGCCTTCACGCCCGCAATCTCTGCGGTCGTCTTCCAACGATCGTAATCCTTCTTCAGCATCACGGCATAGTCCTCGGCCGTGTTGCCGACCGGAACGAGACCCGTGTTCTTGATCCGCTCGGAGCCGTCCTTCGATTGGATGATGCGCGCGAGCTCGTCCGACAGCTTCTTGACGATCGGCGCCGGCGTTCCGCCCGGCACGAACACGCCGACCCAGCCTTCAGCCTCATAGCCCTGGAAACCAAGTTCGCCCATCGACGGAACGTCGGGAAGGAACGGGTTGCGCTTCTCGCCGCCGACTGCGAGCGCACGCACCTTGCCGCCATGCACATGCGCGCCAACCGTCGTGTAGTCGAGAAACGCGCCCTGCACCTGCCCGCCGATCACGTCGTTGGTCGCAAGCGCCGAGCCGCGATACGGCACATGCGTCATGTCGATGCCGGTCTGCTTCTTCAAAAGCTCGCCGTAGAGATGCGACGTCGTCGCGTTACCGAACGAGCCGTAGCTGTATTTACCGGCTTTCGCGTGCGCGACGAATTCCTGCATCGTCTTCGACGGGCTCGCCATCGGCACCGAGAACACGATGGTGGAAATTCCGACCGCCGTTATCGGCGCAAGATTTTTGAATGCGTCGTACGGAAGTTTCATCCCAAGCGCCGGCGCTTGGATGACGTGCGTGATGCCGACCAGCACGGTG contains:
- a CDS encoding VOC family protein; amino-acid sequence: MPKNTICLWFDKDAEAAARFYAETFPNTSVEGVHRAPSDFPSGKQGDVLTVNFTVLGIPCLGLNGGPMFKHNEAFSFQIATEDQAETDRYWDAIVGNGGEESACGWCKDKWGISWQITPRTLSEAMMAGGAEAKRAFDAMMHMRKIDVAAIDKARRG
- a CDS encoding BrnT family toxin, producing MLSFAWDDRKAAANLAKHGVGFTEATEAFHDPYGVELIDDRFDYGEDRFIIIAMARNRCLTVAYAESNDAVRLISARPSTRTEQDAYFKAQG
- a CDS encoding helix-turn-helix domain-containing protein; this encodes MKRTPQAKIIRRALGLTQEEFAERYRIPLGTLRDWEQGRTEPDQTAKAYLHVIAAQPKLTASILEKPAA
- a CDS encoding phosphatase PAP2 family protein, giving the protein MRVTNLDERPPSLGLRLLAIVAIYLPWKLVYAAMSRLPEPAAPLELRFAWEREIPRPGHAMWVYAAAVVFVLTAPLALRTVAELKRFVLAGWLIALTGLSTFWLLPTKAAFLPIDGDGLVFAIRDTMRIFDAEWLAFPSFHSAWSMLAAFAFRKRWPSLCWVWFGCAAAIGASCIMTGSHALADVFAGFLLAALAWRIAAVETAAPRQAAFKP
- a CDS encoding cupin domain-containing protein, which gives rise to MEAQEFAAGLAREGFVEIETKTIAARPANEDHGHDCIVRGMVLDGEFIVACNGKPRAYHKGEIFEVPANTPHTEEIGPGGTTIVVGRKY
- a CDS encoding Bug family tripartite tricarboxylate transporter substrate binding protein — protein: MLKTIIAAAAAVLSVAPVAAQEYPNKRITFIVPYAPGGATDVSARILAQALQDAWKQPVIVENKPGGGGITGNDFVAKAAPDGYTVLVGITHVIQAPALGMKLPYDAFKNLAPITAVGISTIVFSVPMASPSKTMQEFVAHAKAGKYSYGSFGNATTSHLYGELLKKQTGIDMTHVPYRGSALATNDVIGGQVQGAFLDYTTVGAHVHGGKVRALAVGGEKRNPFLPDVPSMGELGFQGYEAEGWVGVFVPGGTPAPIVKKLSDELARIIQSKDGSERIKNTGLVPVGNTAEDYAVMLKKDYDRWKTTAEIAGVKAE